From a single Kitasatospora azatica KCTC 9699 genomic region:
- a CDS encoding FAD-dependent monooxygenase, whose product MSVESVETEEIKTDICIVGAGPAGLVLALLLLKSGVKVAVVERARAHQREFRGEILQPGAMALLDQLGVLGGARARGAHEHTRFRLVEQERVLLDIDYRALPAPYDHLLSIPQAHVLDELLLHCEKFEGFRYLDGRRVGELVREGAKVTGVLADGPSGPCRVLAHCVVAADGRFSKVRRLAGIEAGRTEAFDLDVLWFKLTARESALESAHEPAHGEARENGRDKVRDVRVFRAEGSPVLVYDSWPDKIQIGWTLPHKGYAQVAAQGLEKVKEQLARAVPPYADLIRDQIGSLRDLTLLDVFSGRAERWADEGLVLIGDAAHTHSPIGAQGINLAIQDAVVLHPLLVASLRSGDASASYLSAFERRRSRDIAKVSRLQQIQSTAMLSHGAFATRVRPKLAQLLRHTPLYRRVLDRIAYGNRAIRIAQECFTDRRNR is encoded by the coding sequence GTGAGCGTGGAGAGCGTGGAGACGGAAGAGATCAAGACGGACATCTGCATCGTCGGCGCCGGGCCGGCCGGTCTGGTGCTGGCCCTGCTGCTGCTGAAGTCCGGGGTCAAGGTGGCGGTGGTCGAGCGGGCCCGGGCCCACCAGCGGGAGTTCCGCGGGGAGATCCTGCAGCCCGGTGCGATGGCGCTGCTGGACCAGCTCGGCGTGCTGGGCGGGGCCCGGGCGCGCGGGGCCCATGAGCACACCAGATTCCGGTTGGTGGAACAGGAGAGGGTGCTACTCGACATCGACTACCGGGCGCTGCCCGCCCCGTACGACCACCTGCTGAGCATTCCGCAGGCCCATGTCCTGGACGAACTGCTGCTGCACTGCGAGAAGTTCGAGGGCTTCCGGTACCTGGACGGGCGCCGGGTGGGCGAGCTGGTGCGCGAGGGTGCCAAGGTCACCGGTGTTCTCGCCGACGGACCGTCAGGACCCTGCCGGGTGCTGGCGCACTGCGTGGTCGCCGCCGACGGCCGGTTCTCCAAGGTCCGCCGGCTGGCGGGCATCGAGGCCGGCCGCACCGAGGCCTTCGACCTGGACGTGCTCTGGTTCAAGCTCACGGCCCGCGAGTCGGCCCTCGAGTCGGCCCACGAGCCGGCCCACGGCGAGGCCCGCGAGAACGGCCGCGACAAGGTCCGCGACGTGCGGGTCTTCCGGGCCGAGGGCAGCCCGGTGCTGGTCTACGACTCCTGGCCCGACAAGATCCAGATCGGCTGGACGCTGCCGCACAAGGGCTACGCGCAGGTCGCCGCCCAGGGACTGGAGAAGGTCAAGGAGCAGCTGGCCCGCGCGGTGCCGCCGTACGCCGATCTGATCCGCGACCAGATCGGTTCGCTGCGGGACCTGACCCTGCTGGACGTCTTCTCCGGCCGGGCCGAGCGCTGGGCCGACGAGGGCCTGGTGCTGATCGGCGACGCCGCCCACACGCACAGCCCGATCGGTGCGCAGGGCATCAACCTGGCGATCCAGGACGCCGTGGTCCTGCATCCGCTGCTGGTCGCCTCGCTGCGGTCCGGCGACGCGTCCGCGAGCTACCTGTCCGCCTTCGAGCGCCGGCGCAGCCGCGACATCGCCAAGGTCAGCCGGCTCCAGCAGATCCAGAGCACCGCCATGCTCTCGCACGGCGCCTTCGCCACCCGGGTCCGCCCCAAGCTCGCCCAACTGCTGCGGCACACCCCGCTGTACCGCAGGGTGCTCGACCGCATCGCCTACGGCAACCGCGCGATCAGGATCGCGCAGGAGTGCTTCACCGACAGGAGGAACCGATGA
- a CDS encoding SDR family oxidoreductase, with protein MSDLGRSDPGPSDLGLAGKVALVTGATRGVGLAVARRLCAAGCRVVLNYARREADAQQALEQLAGLPGEAVALRADVTDHEQLAGLLAEVGRRFGRLDIFVHNAARWQPAAALGADPASVHADLAAALDPLLTGAPAVAELMAGGPGRIVAVSSSGARSVVPGYVGAGVAKAALEGLVRYLAVELADRRIAVNAVSTAKIDKGAATPQPEVAAVLAARTPAGRLTTPEDVADAVALLCTAEAGWIHGQVITADGGLSLRG; from the coding sequence GTGTCTGACCTCGGTCGGTCCGACCCCGGTCCCAGTGACCTCGGGCTCGCCGGAAAGGTCGCCCTGGTCACCGGGGCGACCCGGGGCGTCGGCCTCGCGGTCGCCCGGCGGCTCTGCGCGGCCGGCTGCCGGGTGGTGCTGAACTACGCCCGCCGCGAGGCGGACGCGCAGCAGGCCCTCGAGCAGCTGGCCGGCTTGCCGGGCGAGGCGGTGGCGCTGCGCGCCGACGTCACCGACCACGAGCAGCTGGCCGGCCTGCTGGCCGAGGTCGGCCGGCGCTTCGGGCGGCTCGACATCTTCGTGCACAACGCGGCCCGGTGGCAGCCCGCCGCGGCCCTCGGCGCCGACCCGGCCTCGGTGCACGCCGATCTGGCCGCCGCGCTGGACCCGCTGCTGACCGGGGCGCCGGCCGTCGCCGAGCTGATGGCCGGCGGCCCCGGCCGGATCGTCGCGGTCTCCAGCAGCGGCGCCCGTTCGGTGGTCCCGGGCTATGTGGGCGCGGGCGTGGCCAAGGCGGCCCTGGAGGGCCTGGTGCGCTACCTGGCGGTGGAGTTGGCGGACCGTCGGATCGCGGTCAACGCGGTCTCCACCGCGAAGATCGACAAGGGCGCGGCCACTCCGCAGCCCGAGGTGGCCGCCGTGCTCGCCGCGCGCACGCCCGCCGGCCGCCTCACCACGCCCGAGGACGTGGCCGACGCGGTGGCACTGCTCTGCACGGCCGAGGCCGGGTGGATCCACGGACAGGTGATCACAGCCGACGGCGGCTTGAGCCTGCGCGGCTAG
- a CDS encoding antibiotic biosynthesis monooxygenase family protein, protein MSAPLFTVINTFTLKNPAEAESFERQFLDHVQWMRRQPGFQAHQAVRSTERPEVYLNFGWWTSPDHFKQVLASETFQAHAKEFHQLVDVEADPSLTVLRIDGGPAGGQPVVVVERYQVKSTEGAEAFEGAYREYAQAAARLDGFGHSDFAKALTRSGGYTAAASWRDEASARAARELPQYAAVLALAEAQTVSAAPVAGNRGEFAKVPEGV, encoded by the coding sequence ATGAGCGCTCCGCTCTTCACCGTGATCAACACCTTCACCCTGAAGAACCCCGCCGAAGCCGAGAGCTTCGAGCGGCAGTTCCTCGACCACGTCCAGTGGATGCGCCGGCAGCCCGGCTTCCAGGCCCACCAGGCCGTCCGTTCCACCGAGCGCCCCGAGGTCTACCTCAACTTCGGCTGGTGGACCTCGCCGGACCACTTCAAGCAGGTGCTGGCCAGTGAGACCTTCCAGGCCCACGCCAAGGAGTTCCACCAGCTGGTGGACGTCGAGGCGGACCCCTCGCTGACCGTGCTGCGGATCGACGGCGGCCCGGCCGGCGGGCAGCCGGTCGTGGTGGTCGAGCGCTACCAGGTGAAGTCCACCGAGGGCGCCGAGGCCTTCGAGGGCGCCTACCGCGAGTACGCCCAGGCCGCCGCCCGGCTGGACGGCTTCGGGCACAGCGACTTCGCCAAGGCACTGACCCGGTCCGGCGGTTACACCGCTGCCGCGAGCTGGCGCGACGAGGCCTCGGCCCGCGCCGCGCGGGAGTTGCCGCAGTACGCGGCGGTGCTCGCGCTGGCCGAGGCGCAGACCGTGTCGGCCGCCCCGGTGGCCGGCAACCGGGGCGAGTTCGCCAAGGTGCCCGAAGGTGTCTGA
- a CDS encoding class I adenylate-forming enzyme family protein, translating to MAEHPLFTVPARLDGLLAEAAAAHPQRTALIGGGQRIGYAALDQRVSAAAAALAELLPEPGATVAVASVLHPDFATAYYAATRAGQVAAVVNPLLREEDLLHVLTLSRAKLAFVDAGLYQRLAEVRSRLPELREVVLIGAGTEPGLRTLDELVTAGQGRPAPTSAQRPEDVACIQFTSGTTGRPKAVQLTHRNVTVNADQIAVAHRLDSGSVTLNHLPTFHPMHLNSAVRAAATQVLCTGPEPVDAVRTANEHRATHLYSLPVRLARLAADPALGELRLDSVSRIASGGSALPADAARRLTERFGIPVFQGYGLAETSPLTHSDDPEHPVHGSVGTPVAGTECRVVDVDTRAVLPAGGVGEVQLRGPQVMKGYLGGPAGSGLAADGWLDTGDVGRIDEDGRLFLVDRLKDVFKCDNFLVAPSEVETMLNRHPRVRESVVVDLPHEFSGSVAGALVVLADPAADTAADPAADPALPASVLASVVAEVNEQLPYYQRVQRAEAVAAIPRSGNGKIQRRVLREELLAMPAVH from the coding sequence GTGGCTGAGCACCCGCTCTTCACCGTCCCGGCCCGGCTCGACGGCCTGCTCGCCGAGGCCGCGGCCGCGCACCCGCAGCGGACCGCGCTGATCGGCGGCGGGCAGCGGATCGGCTACGCCGCGCTCGACCAGCGGGTGAGCGCGGCCGCCGCCGCGCTGGCCGAGCTGCTGCCCGAACCGGGCGCCACGGTCGCGGTGGCCTCGGTGCTGCACCCGGACTTCGCGACCGCCTACTACGCGGCCACCCGGGCCGGCCAGGTCGCCGCGGTGGTCAACCCGCTGCTGCGCGAGGAGGACCTGCTGCACGTGCTCACGCTGAGCCGCGCCAAGCTGGCCTTCGTGGACGCCGGCCTCTACCAGCGGCTGGCCGAGGTGCGCAGCCGGCTGCCCGAGCTGCGCGAGGTCGTGCTGATCGGCGCGGGCACCGAGCCGGGCCTGCGCACCCTGGACGAGCTGGTCACCGCCGGCCAGGGCCGCCCGGCCCCGACCTCCGCGCAGCGCCCCGAGGACGTGGCCTGCATCCAGTTCACCAGCGGCACCACCGGCCGCCCCAAGGCGGTCCAGCTGACCCACCGCAACGTGACGGTCAACGCCGACCAGATCGCCGTGGCCCACCGCCTGGACAGCGGCTCGGTCACCCTGAACCACCTGCCCACCTTCCATCCGATGCACCTCAACTCGGCGGTGCGGGCCGCGGCCACCCAGGTGCTCTGCACCGGCCCCGAACCGGTGGACGCCGTCCGGACGGCCAACGAGCACCGAGCCACCCATCTGTACAGCCTGCCGGTGCGGCTCGCCCGGCTGGCGGCCGACCCGGCCCTGGGCGAGCTGCGCCTGGACAGCGTCAGCAGGATCGCCTCCGGCGGTTCGGCGCTGCCGGCGGACGCGGCGCGCCGGCTCACCGAGCGCTTCGGCATCCCGGTCTTCCAGGGCTACGGCCTGGCGGAGACCTCGCCGCTGACCCACAGCGACGACCCCGAGCACCCGGTGCACGGCTCGGTCGGCACGCCGGTGGCGGGCACCGAGTGCCGGGTGGTCGACGTCGACACCCGCGCGGTGCTGCCGGCCGGCGGCGTGGGCGAGGTGCAGCTGCGCGGTCCGCAGGTGATGAAGGGCTACCTCGGCGGCCCGGCGGGCAGCGGGCTCGCGGCCGACGGCTGGCTGGACACCGGCGACGTGGGGCGGATCGACGAGGACGGGCGGCTCTTCCTGGTCGACCGGCTCAAGGACGTCTTCAAGTGCGACAACTTCCTGGTCGCGCCCTCCGAGGTGGAGACCATGCTGAACCGCCACCCGCGGGTGCGCGAGTCGGTGGTGGTCGACCTGCCGCACGAGTTCAGCGGCTCGGTCGCGGGCGCCCTGGTGGTCCTCGCCGACCCCGCTGCCGACACCGCCGCCGACCCCGCCGCCGACCCCGCGCTGCCCGCCTCGGTGCTGGCCTCGGTGGTGGCCGAGGTCAACGAGCAACTGCCCTACTACCAGCGGGTGCAGCGCGCCGAGGCGGTGGCGGCGATCCCGCGCTCCGGCAACGGAAAGATCCAGCGCCGGGTGCTGCGCGAGGAGCTGCTCGCGATGCCCGCCGTCCATTGA
- a CDS encoding aromatase/cyclase → MSGADRHRTLHSTEVDAPAEVVYGIVSDVTRWPEFFAPNVHVEHLERTAASERIQIWATANSEVKTWISRREFDAEQLKVGFRQEVSQPPVASMGGEWVVTAIDARRSRLDLHHDFTVVEDAPEGLAWINSALDTNSAAELAGIKRIAEQHTELDQLMFSFDDTLHVAADGADVFEFLNRADLWPERVPHVARLDLTEDVPGVQVMAMDTRTADGSTHTTESIRVVFGSDRIVYKQTTVPALMTAHTGRWTIEAAGDGVDVTSRHTVIIKPSAIERILGEGKTVADARAYIHHALSTNSTTTLKFARDFAEARRG, encoded by the coding sequence ATGTCCGGAGCCGACAGGCACCGCACCCTGCACAGCACCGAGGTCGACGCGCCGGCCGAGGTGGTGTACGGGATCGTCTCGGACGTCACCCGTTGGCCGGAGTTCTTCGCCCCCAACGTCCACGTCGAGCACCTGGAGCGCACCGCGGCGAGCGAGCGGATCCAGATCTGGGCCACCGCCAACAGCGAGGTCAAGACCTGGATCTCGCGCCGGGAGTTCGACGCCGAGCAGCTGAAGGTCGGCTTCCGCCAGGAGGTCTCCCAGCCGCCGGTCGCCTCGATGGGCGGCGAGTGGGTGGTCACCGCGATCGACGCCCGGCGCTCCCGGCTCGACCTGCACCACGACTTCACCGTGGTCGAGGACGCGCCCGAGGGCCTGGCCTGGATCAACTCCGCGCTGGACACCAACAGCGCCGCCGAGCTGGCCGGCATCAAGCGGATCGCCGAGCAGCACACCGAGCTGGACCAGCTGATGTTCAGCTTCGACGACACCCTGCACGTGGCCGCCGACGGCGCCGACGTCTTCGAGTTCCTCAACCGGGCCGACCTGTGGCCCGAGCGGGTGCCGCACGTCGCGCGCCTGGACCTGACCGAGGACGTGCCGGGCGTGCAGGTGATGGCCATGGACACCCGCACCGCGGACGGCTCGACCCACACTACCGAGTCGATCCGGGTGGTCTTCGGCAGCGACCGGATCGTCTACAAGCAGACCACCGTGCCGGCCCTGATGACCGCGCACACCGGCCGCTGGACCATCGAGGCCGCCGGCGACGGCGTGGACGTCACCTCCCGGCACACCGTCATCATCAAGCCCTCGGCGATCGAGCGGATCCTCGGCGAAGGCAAGACCGTCGCCGACGCCCGCGCGTACATCCACCACGCGCTGAGCACCAACAGCACCACCACCCTCAAGTTCGCACGGGACTTCGCCGAGGCCCGCCGTGGCTGA
- a CDS encoding SDR family NAD(P)-dependent oxidoreductase, which yields MANDERRVALVTGGTSGIGLAVARDLAGQGLAVFICARTTEAVELTVKELRAEGLEVSGLAADVRRPESVKELVAAAVAQYGRVDVLVNNAGRNGGGVTADLSDELWYDVIDTNLNSVFLTTREVLNAGGLRERGWGRIINIASTGGKQGVVLAAPYSASKHGVIGFSKALGKELAPTGITVNAVCPGYVETPMAQRVRQGYAAAYSTTEENILEQFEAKIPLGRYSTAEEVAGLVGYLATDTAASITAQAMNVCGGLGNY from the coding sequence CCTGGCCGGCCAGGGACTGGCGGTCTTCATCTGCGCCCGCACCACCGAGGCGGTCGAGCTGACGGTGAAGGAGCTGCGGGCCGAGGGCCTGGAGGTCTCCGGCCTGGCGGCCGACGTCCGCCGCCCCGAGTCCGTCAAGGAGCTGGTCGCGGCCGCCGTCGCGCAGTACGGCCGGGTCGACGTCCTGGTCAACAACGCCGGCCGCAACGGCGGCGGCGTGACCGCGGACCTCTCCGACGAGCTCTGGTACGACGTCATCGACACCAACCTCAACAGCGTCTTCCTGACCACCCGTGAGGTGCTCAACGCCGGCGGTCTGCGCGAGCGCGGCTGGGGCCGGATCATCAACATCGCCTCCACCGGCGGCAAGCAGGGCGTGGTGCTGGCCGCGCCGTACTCGGCCTCCAAGCACGGCGTGATCGGCTTCAGCAAGGCCCTCGGCAAGGAGCTGGCCCCCACCGGCATCACCGTCAACGCGGTCTGCCCGGGCTACGTCGAGACGCCGATGGCCCAGCGGGTGCGCCAGGGCTACGCGGCCGCGTACTCGACCACCGAGGAGAACATCCTCGAGCAGTTCGAGGCGAAGATCCCGCTCGGCCGCTACTCGACCGCCGAAGAGGTGGCGGGCCTGGTCGGCTACCTGGCCACCGACACCGCGGCCTCCATCACCGCACAGGCGATGAACGTCTGCGGCGGTCTGGGCAACTACTGA